The following proteins come from a genomic window of Bactrocera tryoni isolate S06 chromosome 1, CSIRO_BtryS06_freeze2, whole genome shotgun sequence:
- the LOC120766558 gene encoding uncharacterized protein LOC120766558: MSFKKTFLPAKLKYRAICWNYVFALCICHLWHTCNAGTENLTNFPYTQQGSAAALSAVSASKSSVAASTSTLYVASAAPGSNTNAGTRTVLRIYDECSHSIGGFVPCLKKKAISFIDRISHIDAITVAEGIKLVRLPNSAVAETPLPLQPLYSENELEPSLSRSSEDRDTKLTNMLIERLSYFFNGHTLQVNFPKLTAEEIGRGLEEGRGKMKKMMSMMMMGMAMKMIGMLPVAMGMLYMMAGKALIVSKIALLLAGMMGIKKLMSGRGGGNGGGNGWSSGGGGGGGWSSGGGGGYDRRSLNEAHELAYRGYTNRQPSGVYSKPKSAQQQNFQQQKSQEQEQHQQKQQQQPLSLQQQQQQVQKS; this comes from the exons ATGTCGTTTAAAAAGACTTTTTTACCTGCGAAACTAAAATATCGCGCCATCTGCTGGAATTACGTGTTCGCGCTATGCATTTGCCATCTTTGGCATACTTGCAACGCCGGCACAGAAAATCTCACCAACTTTCCTTACACACAACAAGGATCAGCAGCAGCATTATCAGCTGTGTCTGCCAGTAAATCTTCTGTAGCCGCATCCACATCAACCTTATATGTCGCTTCTGCCGCGCCCGGGAGTAACACAAATGCCGGCACACGCACCGTTCTACGCATCTACGATGAGTGCAGTCACTCAATTGGCGGTTTCGTGCCATGCCTGAAAAAGAAGGCGATTTCCTTTATCGACCGCATATCGCACATTGACGCGATCACCGTGGCGGAAGGCATTAAATTGGTGCGTTTGCCGAATAGTGCTGTAGCCGAAACACCGCTACCACTTCAGCCGCTCTATAGTGAGAACGAGTTGGAGCCGTCCTTATCGCGCTCCAGCGAAGATCGCGatacaaaattaacaaatatgctTATTGAAAGATTGAGCTATTTCTTCAACGGACATACACTGCAAGtgaattttccaaaattgacAGCTGAGGAAATAGGGCGTGGTCTTGAGGAAG GTCGtggcaagatgaagaaaatgATGAGCATGATGATGATGGGCATGGCCATGAAAATGATCGGTATGCTGCCGGTTGCCATGGGTATGCTTTACATGATGGCCGGCAAGGCGCTGATTGTCTCCAAGATTGCCCTCTTGCTAGCGGGCATGATGGGTATAAAGAAACTAATGTCCGGGCGAGGCGGCGGCAATGGTGGCGGTAATGGTTGGTCATCCGGAGGCGGCGGTGGTGGCGGCTGGTCTTCCGGCGGTGGCGGAGGTTATGATCGACGTTCACTAAATGAAGCGCACGAATTGGCTTATCGTGGCTATACTAATAGGCAGCCATCTGGTGTGTATTCGAAGCCGAAgtcagcacaacaacaaaactttcaacaacaaaaatcacaaGAGCAGGAGCAGCATCAGCagaaacagcagcaacaaccgTTATCgctgcaacagcagcagcagcaagtgCAAAAGTCATAA
- the LOC120782361 gene encoding kelch-like protein 1 yields MATSSTEKPVLQSNSSAQKRFMEKLMRKIFCFYDGQYLMDVVFNVLNSTCLIPAHRLILSAASPYFKNLFNADQGINPTVEINDIDSDTLERLIIFCYTGQLPITVSNGGAMLKAAIVLQLDDAISTCVDYIVTHINDYTLQRAYTLERETECELLKQKIIEYEIQNFMKVSQSDEFMNFDVEKLQGILESDNLNITREEDAYDAIKLWINHDVRARQEQLPLLIASLRLTQLSTDFLLTHIHPLPGCELLAMKAVLWISEPKARTKINIRFTEPRVFSAGNCSETTLLAVCSKMNGSNLLQYNKTEDEWQDFASIKFDYRCFSTILQDDNILFIGGCNKYTTFNNVLCWNIRNKTCRNLPAMNQARYWHCVVELDEKIYAIGGRVGNENLSSVERYTKSDGWKFVNSLIVGREGAGAVSLNGKIYIVGGYCGNSSLKSVECYNPDSNTWTPCADMKTCHYLPGVAAHNGHIYVLGSWWRKSSRTVERYDPQQNKWSQIYCLEGVYGNIAGVSLDNKLWALGGTSNSDDKTSLLVYDEETYCWEQKCSLLRRGRYSCFVVPAALLASE; encoded by the exons ATGGCCACAAGTTCTACAGAAAAACCTGTTCTACAGAGTAATTCGAGTGCGCAGAAACGTTTTATGGAGAAATTAATGcggaaaatattttgcttctaTGACGGACAGTATCTAATGGATGTGGTGTTTAATGTTTTAAACTCAACGTGTCT TATTCCCGCTCATCGTTTGATATTATCAGCAGCAAGTCCTTACTTCAAGAACCTTTTCAATGCTGATCAAGGCATTAATCCCACCGTCGAAATAAATGATATTGATAGCGATACTTTAGAGCGTTTAATAATCTTTTGTTATACCGGCCAGCTGCCGATTACCGTTAGCAATGGCGGTGCGATGCTAAAGGCGGCAATCGTTTTGCAACTGGACGATGCCATAAGCACTTGTGTGGACTACATTGTAACACATATCAATGATTACACATTGCAGCGTGCTTATACACTAGAGCGTGAAACGGAATGTGAACTACTTAAGCAAAAAATCATCGAATACGAAATACAGAATTTCATGAAGGTGAGCCAAAGCGACGAGTTTATGAATTTTGATGTTGAAAAATTGCAAGGCATTCTCGAATCTGACAATTTGAATATAACTCGTGAGGAAGATGCCTATGATGCCATAAAACTCTGGATTAACCATGATGTCCGTGCTCGTCAAGAACAGCTACCACTTTTAATAGCTTCTCTGCGGCTTACCCAACTCTCTACGGACTTTCTGTTGACACACATACACCCGTTACCAGGCTGTGAGCTACTGGCCATGAAGGCGGTGTTGTGGATCAGTGAGCCTAAAGCACGGACTAAGATAAACATCCGATTTACAGAACCACGGGTGTTCAGTGCTGGAAATTGTAGTGAGACAACTTTGCTGGCAGTTTGCTCAAAG ATGAATGGTTCAAATCTGCTACAATATAACAAGACTGAGGATGAGTGGCAAGACTTTGCGAGTATAAAATTCGATTACCGGTGTTTTAGTACTATTTTACAGGATGATAATATATTATTCATTGGAGGTTGCAATAAATATACAACATTCAACAATGTTCTCTGCTGGAATATACGAAATAAAACATGTCGAAATTTGCCGGCCATGAACCAAGCAAGATACTGGCATTGTGTTGTCGAATTAGATGAGAAAATTTACGCGATTGGTGGGCGTGTGGGTAATGAAAATCTGTCGTCAGTAGaaag ATATACGAAATCCGATGGTTGGAAGTTCGTTAACAGTTTGATTGTGGGACGAGAGGGTGCCGGTGCAGTATCTTTGAATGGTAAAATATACATAGTGGGCGGTTATTGTGGGAACAGTTCTTTAAAATCCGTCGAATGCTACAACCCGGATTCGAATACCTGGACTCCTTGCGCAGATATGAAAACATGTCACTATTTGCCGGGG GTAGCTGCACATAATggtcatatttatgtattaggTAGTTGGTGGCGCAAAAGTAGCAGAACTGTTGAACGTTATGATCCTCAGCAAAACAAATGGTCTCAG ATTTATTGTTTGGAAGGTGTCTATGGCAATATCGCTGGCGTATCGCTAGATAATAAACTATGGGCTCTTGGTGGCACCTCTAATTCTGATGACAAGACAAGTCTATTAGTTTATGACGAGGAAACTTACTGTTGGGAACAAAAGTGTTCATTATTAAGAAGAGGCAGATATTCCTGTTTTGTGGTACCTGCAGCTTTGCTGGCGTCTGAATGA